One window of Pyrus communis chromosome 12, drPyrComm1.1, whole genome shotgun sequence genomic DNA carries:
- the LOC137711527 gene encoding uncharacterized protein, with the protein MAVSTAASSATCNLNHTSNFLPTKPHFSFISGSSRNFPAKSRPSAIVSMAPQKKVNKLDGGWEKKWYGAGIFYEGAEEVEVDVFKKLEKRKVLSNVEKAGLLSKAEQLGVTLSSIEKLGLFSKAEELGLLSLLEKVAGFSPAALASASLPILVAAVVAVVVIPDDSTALVAVQAVVAGVLGAGAAGLLVGSVVLDGLQEAD; encoded by the exons ATGGCGGTCAGTACTGCGGCATCTTCAGCTACCTGCAATCTCAACCACACCAGCAACTTCCTCCCCACCAAACCCCACTTCAGTTTCATTTCTGGTTCATCCCGCAACTTCCCCGCCAAATCGAGGCCCTCAGCAATCGTTTCCATGGCGCCCCAAAAGAAG GTGAACAAGCTCGACGGCGGCTGGGAGAAGAAGTGGTACGGAGCGGGAATTTTCTACGAAGGGGCGGAGGAAGTGGAAGTCGATGTCTTCAAGAAGCTGGAGAAGCGGAAGGTCCTCAGCAACGTCGAGAAGGCGGGGCTTTTGTCCAAGGCGGAGCAGCTCGGGGTGACCCTGTCGTCGATTGAGAAATTGGGGCTGTTTTCGAAGGCGGAGGAACTCGGGCTGCTCAGCCTGCTCGAGAAGGTGGCTGGATTCTCCCCAGCCGCCTTGGCCTCGGCATCGCTGCCCATATTGGTGGCGGCTGTGGTGGCGGTCGTGGTTATACCGGATGACTCGACGGCCCTGGTGGCGGTGCAGGCTGTGGTGGCGGGCGTGCTTGGGGCTGGCGCTGCTGGATTGTTAGTTGGGTCAGTTGTCTTGGATGGCTTGCAAGAAGCTGATTaa
- the LOC137710199 gene encoding uncharacterized protein → MVVAPTPLVGPPEIVKLPVSSQPPLPQLHIAQKAASNAAVAKKPVSFGNPCLDLYFHVKPYSYGTAFKHLNRLLPLAWSHDPLTTLKLICNLVEGGYDSSGKGEDELFYTAAFWLYQNHPKTLACNVAPIADSFGNFEHILEMLLGIVDGEDENAKRRRLNRGSSYEIKFEDLVQKKIGKRKSEQIAKAKKVIEMYKRDPNFQLLHEQVSDLYAEHLKSDIQNLKIYEQQQLDNAYDPTQWELELTPAARWCPSVDCFFDRATLLCESIARKVFPREECTQDVSDREEEADYASRVQERLMDEVLTPLRKFMNSGYDFPAERRSDVVKEYMNDVNDAGESEIEADAMFPHEIIRYVNYRNFAELVDPQWKAMVEQIYVKQGKLKNCLAVCDVSGRMVGRPMNVSLGLGLLVSELSEEPWKGKVFTFSRNPQLLSIQGDDLKSKCRFMRRMDNQDWHGDTNFLKVFDLILEAAVNANLKPDQMIKKLYVFTSDQDFDDACGHSWRTDYEAIQRKFKEKGYGDVVPHIVFWDLTGDEYVPVAWCTQHGVTAMRGYSKDFVECFLDNDGDVGPDQVMEAVISDEQFQNLVVVD, encoded by the coding sequence ATGGTGGTTGCTCCGACACCTCTTGTCGGTCCTCCGGAGATCGTCAAACTACCGGTAAGCTCACAACCGCCTCTGCCACAACTCCATATAGCACAAAAAGCCGCTTCCAACGCCGCGGTGGCCAAGAAACCGGTCTCATTTGGTAACCCCTGCCTTGATCTCTATTTCCATGTGAAACCATACAGCTATGGGACAGCCTTTAAGCATCTGAACCGGTTGCTCCCGCTCGCTTGGTCCCATGATCCCCTGACCACCCTGAAGCTCATCTGTAACCTAGTAGAAGGAGGTTACGACTCCTCTGGAAAAGGTGAAGATGAGTTGTTTTACACGGCGGCGTTTTGGCTGTACcaaaaccaccccaaaaccctagcatgcaACGTTGCGCCAATTGCCGATTCGTTTGGGAATTTTGAACACATTTTAGAGATGTTGCTCGGGATTGTAGACGGCGAAGATGAAAATGCCAAGAGGAGGAGGTTGAATAGGGGGAGCAGCTATGAAATCAAATTCGAGGACTTGGTTCAGAAAAAAATAGGCAAAAGAAAGAGTGAGCAGATTGCCAAGGCCAAGAAGGTGATTGAGATGTACAAGCGTGACCCCAACTTCCAGTTGTTGCACGAGCAGGTTTCGGATCTTTACGCTGAGCACTTGAAGTCTGATATTCAGAATTTGAAGATATACGAGCAGCAGCAGTTGGACAATGCTTATGATCCTACACAGTGGGAGTTGGAGTTAACCCCGGCTGCAAGGTGGTGCCCTTCTGTTGATTGCTTCTTCGATCGCGCCACTTTACTCTGCGAAAGCATTGCGAGGAAGGTTTTCCCGCGAGAGGAATGCACACAAGATGTTTCTGACCGGGAGGAGGAGGCTGATTACGCGTCCAGAGTCCAAGAGCGGCTGATGGATGAGGTTTTGACGCCGTTGAGGAAGTTCATGAACTCAGGCTATGATTTTCCAGCAGAGAGAAGGTCTGATGTGGTTAAAGAGTATATGAACGATGTCAATGATGCTGGCGAGTCTGAGATTGAGGCAGATGCTATGTTTCCACATGAGATCATACGCTATGTGAACTACCGCAATTTTGCGGAACTGGTTGACCCTCAGTGGAAGGCAATGGTGGAGCAAATATATGTAAAGCAGGGCAAGTTGAAGAACTGCTTGGCTGTGTGTGACGTCTCAGGAAGGATGGTTGGGCGCCCCATGAATGTGTCATTGGGTTTGGGACTTTTAGTGTCTGAACTCAGTGAAGAGCCATGGAAAGGAAAGGTCTTCACTTTTAGTCGAAACCCTCAGCTACTTTCGATACAAGGCGATGATCTTAAGTCCAAGTGCAGGTTTATGAGGAGGATGGACAATCAGGACTGGCACGGTGACACTAATTTTCTAAAGGTGTTTGATTTGATTCTGGAAGCGGCAGTGAATGCGAACTTGAAGCCAGAtcaaatgatcaagaagttgTATGTGTTCACTAGTGACCAAGACTTTGATGATGCTTGCGGCCATAGCTGGAGGACTGACTATGAGGCTATACAGAGAAAGTTTAAGGAGAAAGGGTACGGGGATGTGGTGCCACACATAGTGTTTTGGGATCTAACCGGTGACGAGTATGTCCCTGTGGCGTGGTGTACACAACATGGGGTGACCGCTATGAGAGGGTACTCCAAGGATTTTGTCGAGTGCTTCTTGGACAATGACGGTGATGTTGGCCCCGACCAGGTCATGGAAGCTGTCATCTCCGATGAACAATTTCAAAATCTGGTTGTTGTGGACTGA
- the LOC137710200 gene encoding uncharacterized protein: MTTGQVQLISVLKACPNFAAAGGSISPCKSTTTLVGPPELKLPTSPPLPPRLHSEYQPAWARTPSAAKSRFRSFGNPFLDIFFHAVGDTPTIRKYLKQLLPFAWSLNPLTTLKVICSLQRSCFTARLFHTAAFWLHQNHPKTLAENVAAFAEPGKFEELLEVLYRNVDVNGEGMRRMVRAHEYEYHLELIQEKVDCGGRISSNKRKEMMDMARKAVEMYERDPNYQLLHERVSDLYAECLTSDIQNLKEYEKEKMADVVELRLTTAARWCPSVDSYYDRATLLCESIARKVFLREKGSQGVGVEEEADYGFRVREQLMTEVLEPLRTFMKQCLYDDDFPRERRSYAVKKYWMDVKASNSKIEGSAMRLDEIICHTNNRNFEQLADPQWKAMVEEIYLEQGKLKNCLAVCDVSGRMCGHPMNVSLGLGLLVSELSEEPWKGKVFTFSRNPQLLTIQGDDLKSKCVFMRRMDNQDWHGDVDFQKVFDLILEVASNENLKPEQMIRRLYVFTCCQDFDDASANNWKTDYKAIQRKFKEKGYGDVVPQIVYWDMNDDDLIPWVRYAEQGVSRMSGDCNEFVQFLLDNGVFGPDHVMEAAFSGKQFQSLAVVD; encoded by the coding sequence ATGACGACAGGGCAAGTGCAACTCATCTCCGTTCTCAAAGCATGCCCAAACTTTGCCGCCGCCGGTGGCAGCATTTCTCCATGCAAAAGTACTACGACTCTTGTTGGTCCTCCAGAGCTCAAACTGCCAACTTCACCACCACTGCCGCCGCGACTTCATTCAGAATACCAACCGGCTTGGGCTCGCACCCCCTCAGCGGCCAAGAGCCGCTTCCGCTCCTTCGGTAACCCCTTCCTTGATATCTTTTTCCATGCCGTAGGAGACACCCCCACCATTCGTAAGTATCTGAAGCAACTGCTTCCATTCGCCTGGTCCCTGAATCCCCTAACCACCCTCAAGGTCATTTGTTCTCTACAAAGGAGCTGTTTCACTGCCAGATTGTTTCACACCGCGGCATTCTGGCTCCACCAgaaccaccccaaaaccctaGCAGAAAACGTGGCGGCTTTTGCTGAACCAGGAAAGTTTGAAGAACTTCTCGAGGTTCTGTACCGGAATGTAGATGTAAATGGCGAGGGGATGAGGAGAATGGTGAGGGCTCATGAGTACGAATACCATCTGGAATTGATACAGGAAAAAGTAGACTGCGGCGGGCGTATTAGTAGTAATAAGAGAAAAGAGATGATGGACATGGCCAGAAAGGCTGTTGAGATGTACGAGCGCGACCCGAATTATCAGTTATTACACGAGCGGGTTTCGGATCTTTATGCTGAGTGCTTGACGTCTgatattcaaaatttgaaagaatATGAGAAGGAAAAGATGGCTGATGTCGTGGAGTTGAGGTTGACCACGGCGGCAAGGTGGTGCCCTTCCGTTGATTCCTACTACGATCGAGCCACTTTGCTCTGCGAGAGCATTGCGAGGAAAGTTTTCCTCCGGGAGAAAGGCTCACAAGGAGTTGGTGTTGAGGAGGAGGCTGATTATGGGTTCAGAGTCCGAGAGCAGTTGATGACTGAGGTTTTGGAGCCCTTGAGGACGTTCATGAAGCAATGCCTCTATGATGATGATTTTCCAAGAGAGAGGAGGTCCTATGCGGTTAAGAAGTACTGGATGGATGTCAAAGCCAGCAACTCCAAGATTGAGGGAAGCGCTATGCGTCTCGATGAGATCATATGCCATACAAATAACCGCAACTTCGAGCAACTGGCTGACCCTCAGTGGAAGGCCATGGTGGAGGAGATCTATTTAGAGCAGGGCAAGTTGAAGAACTGCTTGGCTGTGTGTGACGTCTCAGGAAGGATGTGTGGGCACCCCATGAATGTGTCCTTAGGTTTGGGACTATTGGTGTCTGAACTGAGTGAGGAGCCATGGAAAGGAAAGGTCTTCACTTTTAGTCGAAACCCTCAGCTACTTACGATACAAGGCGACGATCTTAAGTCCAAGTGCGTGTTTATGAGGAGGATGGACAATCAAGACTGGCACGGTGACGTTGATTTTCAGAAGGTGTTTGATTTGATTCTCGAGGTGGCTTCGAATGAGAATTTGAAGCCAGAGCAAATGATCAGAAGGCTGTATGTCTTCACCTGTTGTCAAGATTTTGATGATGCTTCGGCGAATAATTGGAAGACTGATTACAAGGCAATACAGAGAAAGTTTAAAGAGAAAGGGTACGGGGATGTGGTGCCACAGATAGTGTACTGGGATATGAATGACGACGATCTTATCCCGTGGGTGCGCTATGCAGAACAAGGGGTGTCTAGGATGAGTGGCGACTGCAATGAATTTGTCCAGTTCCTTTTGGACAACGGGGTTTTTGGTCCCGACCATGTCATGGAAGCAGCCTTCTCTGGCAAACAATTTCAAAGCTTGGCTGTAGTCGATTga
- the LOC137710201 gene encoding uncharacterized protein has product MKTGQVQLLSVLKACQSYVSNLSQLTKSAAARTPLVGPPELKLPVTSQLWLPQPQLAHQPTPSPSAKEVRYSFGNPCHNLYFHVVGNEPENHEYLNQLLPVAWSHNPLTTLKLIGNLLDNHHLTGKGYNELFYTAAFWLYQNHPKTLAHNVVPIVGSLGAFENILEVLYGIVDVKAKSKRTWREHDCYFEYINLIQEKAGEMGTKRCIAMARNAVDMYERDPNYQLLHERVSDVYAECLKCDIQNLKEYEKQKLDNDNDPKDSKVLELTSAAKWCPSVDSFFDRTTLICESIAKKVFPREEFVEGVSVEEEADYVSRVRERLMSEVLEPLRTAIAKGYKDNTRRWRRLTPKSKFVQTDFSNDFNPIVSRSAIVKYLEDVKAGGESKIEAGAMLPDEIISSVHDHNYGQLAEHQWKAMVEEIFLKEGKWKSCLAVCDVSGRMCGNPMNVSLGLGLLVSELGEEPWKGKVFTFSRNPQLLTIQGDDLKSRCTFMRMIDNQDWDGETDFQKVFDLILKVALKENLKPEQMIKRVYVFTSDQDFDDASVGSWNTDYEAIQRKYREKGYGDVVPRIVFWDLNDDEYPMALPAEQGVATLAGYSKKFFKFFLDNDGDIGPDHVVEAAISGERYQNLAVVD; this is encoded by the coding sequence ATGAAAACTGGGCAAGTGCAGCTCCTTTCTGTTCTGAAAGCATGCCAAAGCTATGTGAGCAATCTCTCACAACTCACAAAATCCGCGGCTGCTCGGACGCCTCTCGTCGGTCCTCCGGAGCTCAAACTACCGGTAACATCACAACTGTGGCTGCCACAACCCCAATTAGCACACCAACCCACCCCAAGCCCCTCCGCAAAGGAGGTCCGGTACTCCTTCGGTAACCCCTGCCACAATCTCTATTTCCACGTGGTAGGCAACGAACCTGAGAACCATGAGTATCTGAACCAACTGCTCCCGGTGGCCTGGTCCCACAATCCCCTAACCACCCTTAAGCTCATCGGTAACCTGCTAGACAACCACCACCTAACTGGAAAAGGCTACAACGAATTGTTTTACACGGCAGCGTTTTGGCTCTACcaaaaccaccccaaaaccctaGCGCACAACGTGGTGCCGATCGTCGGCTCTTTGGGGGCTTTTGAAAACATTCTTGAGGTTCTTTACGGCATTGTAGATGTCAAAGCCAAAAGCAAGAGGACATGGAGGGAACACGATTGCTATTTTGAGTACATAAACTTGATACAGGAGAAGGCAGGCGAAATGGGGACTAAAAGATGTATCGCGATGGCTAGAAATGCTGTCGACATGTATGAGCGTGACCCCAATTATCAATTGTTACACGAGAGGGTTTCGGATGTTTACGCTGAGTGCTTGAAATGTGATATCCAAAATTTGAAGGAATATGAGAAGCAGAAGCTGGATAATGACAATGATCCTAAGGACTCCAAGGTGTTGGAGTTAACCTCTGCAGCGAAATGGTGCCCTTCGGTTGATTCTTTCTTTGATCGCACCACTTTGATATGTGAGAGCATTGCAAAGAAGGTGTTCCCGCGAGAGGAATTCGTAGAAGGTGTTAGTGTTGAGGAGGAGGCAGATTATGTGTCCAGAGTCCGAGAGAGGCTGATGAGTGAAGTTTTGGAGCCCTTGAGGACAGCCATAGCGAAAGGCTATAAAGATAATACTCGAAGATGGCGAAGGTTAACCCCGAAGAGCAAGTTCGTGCAGACGGACttttcaaatgattttaatcCAATAGTGTCAAGGTCAGCAATTGTCAAGTATTTGGAGGATGTCAAAGCTGGAGGCGAGTCGAAGATTGAAGCAGGTGCCATGCTTCCAGATGAGATCATAAGCAGTGTGCACGACCACAATTATGGGCAACTGGCTGAGCATCAGTGGAAGGCAATGGTAGAGGAGATCTTTTTAAAAGAGGGGAAGTGGAAAAGCTGCTTGGCTGTGTGTGACGTCTCCGGAAGGATGTGTGGTAACCCCATGAATGTGTCATTGGGTTTGGGACTGTTGGTGTCTGAACTGGGTGAAGAGCCATGGAAAGGAAAGGTCTTTACTTTTAGTCGAAACCCTCAACTACTTACCATACAAGGGGATGATCTTAAGTCCAGGTGCACGTTCATGAGGATGATAGACAACCAGGACTGGGATGGCGAAACTGATTTTCAGAAGGTGTTTGATTTGATTCTGAAAGTGGCTCTGAAAGAGAATTTGAAGCCAGAACAAATGATCAAGAGGGTGTATGTGTTCACCAGCGACCAAGATTTTGATGATGCTTCGGTAGGTAGCTGGAACACAGATTATGAGGCAATACAAAGAAAGTACAGGGAGAAAGGGTACGGAGATGTGGTGCCACGCATAGTGTTTTGGGATCTGAACGATGACGAGTACCCTATGGCTCTTCCTGCAGAACAAGGGGTGGCCACATTGGCGGGCTACTCCAAGAAATTTTTCAAGTTCTTCTTGGACAATGATGGGGATATTGGGCCTGACCATGTCGTGGAAGCAGCCATCTCTGGCGAACGGTACCAAAATCTGGCTGTAGTGGACTAA